The Pseudomonas fluorescens nucleotide sequence AACTCGGCCTGCCACGGGAAACCGCCGCCAAGCTGACCCTGCAAACTGCCCTGGGCGCCGCGCACATGGCGGTCAGCAGCGATGTCGACGCCGCCGAACTACGTCGCCGGGTCACCTCGCCGGCCGGCACCACGGAAGCGGCGATCAAGTCGTTCCAGGCCAATGGATTCGAAGCGCTGGTGGAAAAGGCGCTGGGTGCCGCTGCGCACCGCTCGGCCGAAATGGCCGAACAACTGGGCAACTAAGGAGCCGAAAATGATCGGATTGAACACCGCTGCAATCTATGTGCTGCAGACCCTCGGCAGCCTGTACCTGCTGATCGTGGTCCTGCGCTTTGTCCTGCAACTGGTCCGCGCGGACTTCTACAACCCGCTCAGCCAGTTCGCCGTACGCGCCACCCAACCGCTGCTCAAGCCAATGCGCCGGGTGATCCCGAGCCTGTTCGGCCTGGACATGTCGTCGCTGCTGCTGGCGATCATCATCCAACTGCTGGTGATGGGCCTGACCCTGCTGCTGGCCTACGGCACCACCGGCAACCCGCTGCAACTGCTGGTCTGGGCGATCATTGGCGTGACCGCGCTGTTTCTGAAGATTTTCTTCTTCGCCCTGATCATCAGCGTGATCCTCTCGTGGGTCGCGCCGGGCAGCCACAACCCGGGCGCCGAGCTGATCAACCAGATCTGCGATCCGTTCCTCGCGCCGTTCCGCCGTATCCTGCCGAACCTGGGCGGCCTGGATATCTCGCCGATCCTGGCGTTCATGGCGCTGAAGCTGATCGACATGCTGGTGATCAACAACCTGGCGGCGATGAGCGGCATGCCGGAGATTCTGCGCCTGCTGGTCTGATCTCTCGCGGGTCAAGCCCGCTCCCACAGCGCTTCTGTAGGAGCGGGCTTGACCCGCGATGCTTTCCTTGCCGCCCACCCCGGTGGTCTTTAGACTTACGCCTCATTTAAGCGTGAGCAGGGTCGATGTCCACTGTCTTTCCCGAAGATTCGGTCGGTCTGGTAACACCGCAACTGGCACAGTTCAGCGAGCCGCTGGCGCTGGCCTGCGGTCGCTCGCTGGCCACCTATGAACTGATCTACGAAACCTACGGCACGCTCAACAGCAGCGCCAGCAACGCCGTGCTGATCTGTCATGCGCTGTCCGGCCATCATCATGCCGCCGGCTACCACAGCCCCGACGACCGCAAACCGGGCTGGTGGGACAGCTGCATCGGCCGCGGCAAGCCAATCGATACCAATCGTTTCTTCGTGGTCAGCCTCAACAACCTCGGCGGCTGCAACGGCAGCACCGGCCCCAGCAGCCTCAACCCGCTCACCGGCAAGCCCTACGGCGCCGACTTCCCGGTACTGACCGTGGAAGACTGGGTACACAGCCAGGCGCGCCTGGCCGATCGCCTGGGCATCCAGCAATGGGCAGCGGTGGTGGGCGGCAGCCTGGGCGGCATGCAGGCGCTGCAGTGGACCATCACCTACCCGGATCGCGTGCGTCACTGCCTGGACATCGCTTCGGCGCCCAAGCTTTCGGCGCAGAACATCGCCTTCAACGAGGTGGCGCGCCAGGCCATCCTCACTGACCCGGAGTTCCACGGCGGCTCGTTCCAGGACCAGGGCGTGATCCCCAAGCGCGGCCTGATGCTGGCGCGCATGGTCGGGCATATCACCTACCTGTCCGATGACTCCATGGGCGAGAAATTCGGCCGCGAGCTCAAGAGCGACAAGCTCAACTACGACTTCCACAGCGTCGAATTCCAGGTCGAAAGCTACCTGCGCTATCAAGGCGAGGAGTTTTCCGGCCGTTTCGACGCCAATACCTACCTGCTGATGACCAAGGCGCTGGACTACTTCGACCCGGCCGCCAGCCACGGCGGCGACCTGGCGGCGACCCTGGCGCATGTCACCGCGGACTACTGCGTGATGTCGTTCACCACCGACTGGCGCTTCTCGCCGGCGCGCTCGCGGGAGATCGTCGACGCGCTGATCGCCGCGCGCAAGAACGTCTGCTACCTGGATATCGACTCGCCCTATGGCCACGATGCCTTCCTGATCCCGACCCCGCGCTACATCACGGGATTCACGAACTACATGAACCGCATCGTCTGCTGAGGACCCTATGAGAGCCGACCTGGAAATCATCCAAGACTGGATCCCCGCCGGTAGCCGGGTACTCGACCTCGGTTGCGGTACCGGTGAACTGCTGGCGTCGCTGCGCGACCACAAGCAGGTTGCCGGCTATGGCCTGGAAATCGACCCCGACAACATCGCCCAGTGCGTGGCCAAGGGCGTCAATGTCATCGAACAGGACCTCGACAAGGGCCTGGGCAACTTTGCCAGCAACAGTTTCGACGTGGTGGTCATGACCCAGGCCCTGCAGGCCGTGGAATACCCTGACCGGATCCTCGACGAAATGCTGCGCGTCGGCCGCCAGTGCATCATCACCTTCCCCAATTTCGGCCACTGGCGCTGCCGCTGGTACCTGGCGACCAAAGGTCGCATGCCGGTGTCCGACTTCATGCCGTATACCTGGTACAACACGCCGAACATCCACTTCTGTACCTTCGAAGACTTCGAGGCCCTGTGCAGCGAACGCCGCGCCCAGGTCCTCGACCGCCTGGCGGTCGACCATTTGCACCGCCACGGGTGGGCGAGCAAGCTATGGCCTAATCTTCTAGGTGAGATCGGCATTTACCGTGTCAGCAGCCCCGGCCTTACCGAACACAAGGTCGCGGTTTAACCCGCACACCGGAGGAGAACGATCATGGGTCGCTTGTTGAGCTGTTTACTGGTTGCCTGCCTGAGCCTGTCGGCAGTTGCCGCCGATGCCATCAAGGGCGAGCGCAAGGAAGTGTTCGGCGATACCACCGTGCACTACAGCACTTTCATTTCCACCTTCCTGACGCCCGAGACCGCCAAGGCAACTGAACTGGTGCGCAGCAAGAACCAGGGCGTGATCAACGTCTCGGTGATCAAGGCCGGCAAGCCGGTGTTCACCCAGGTCAGCGGAACCGTCAAGGACCTGACCAGCAACTCGGTACCGCTGAAGTTCAAGCAGATCACCGAAGATGACGCGATCTACTATCTCGCCCAGT carries:
- a CDS encoding YggT family protein, with protein sequence MIGLNTAAIYVLQTLGSLYLLIVVLRFVLQLVRADFYNPLSQFAVRATQPLLKPMRRVIPSLFGLDMSSLLLAIIIQLLVMGLTLLLAYGTTGNPLQLLVWAIIGVTALFLKIFFFALIISVILSWVAPGSHNPGAELINQICDPFLAPFRRILPNLGGLDISPILAFMALKLIDMLVINNLAAMSGMPEILRLLV
- the metX gene encoding homoserine O-succinyltransferase MetX, with the protein product MSTVFPEDSVGLVTPQLAQFSEPLALACGRSLATYELIYETYGTLNSSASNAVLICHALSGHHHAAGYHSPDDRKPGWWDSCIGRGKPIDTNRFFVVSLNNLGGCNGSTGPSSLNPLTGKPYGADFPVLTVEDWVHSQARLADRLGIQQWAAVVGGSLGGMQALQWTITYPDRVRHCLDIASAPKLSAQNIAFNEVARQAILTDPEFHGGSFQDQGVIPKRGLMLARMVGHITYLSDDSMGEKFGRELKSDKLNYDFHSVEFQVESYLRYQGEEFSGRFDANTYLLMTKALDYFDPAASHGGDLAATLAHVTADYCVMSFTTDWRFSPARSREIVDALIAARKNVCYLDIDSPYGHDAFLIPTPRYITGFTNYMNRIVC
- the metW gene encoding methionine biosynthesis protein MetW, giving the protein MRADLEIIQDWIPAGSRVLDLGCGTGELLASLRDHKQVAGYGLEIDPDNIAQCVAKGVNVIEQDLDKGLGNFASNSFDVVVMTQALQAVEYPDRILDEMLRVGRQCIITFPNFGHWRCRWYLATKGRMPVSDFMPYTWYNTPNIHFCTFEDFEALCSERRAQVLDRLAVDHLHRHGWASKLWPNLLGEIGIYRVSSPGLTEHKVAV
- a CDS encoding DUF4426 domain-containing protein; translated protein: MGRLLSCLLVACLSLSAVAADAIKGERKEVFGDTTVHYSTFISTFLTPETAKATELVRSKNQGVINVSVIKAGKPVFTQVSGTVKDLTSNSVPLKFKQITEDDAIYYLAQFPVEQQETRTFTINVRVDGKTETISFNQELFPGQ